A region of Salinibacter sp. 10B DNA encodes the following proteins:
- a CDS encoding methyltransferase domain-containing protein encodes MNRSCTRLLSSLCALLLLPLLLGLPTAMAQEYPASDSTKKGAPYVPTPQHVARKMLHLGNVSSNDVVYDLGSGDGRIVIMAAKEFGARGVGVEIDSQLVQRARRNARQAGVADRVEFHQGNLFDVDLSDATVVTLYLWPNMNNRLRPKLQRELDPGDRIVSHSFDIDEWPSDSTVSMGSSSLATETKTLFLWTLPDSSNTK; translated from the coding sequence ATGAACCGATCGTGTACGCGCCTCCTTTCGAGCCTCTGCGCCCTGCTCCTGCTTCCGCTTTTGCTGGGCCTGCCCACCGCCATGGCGCAGGAGTACCCCGCCAGCGATTCAACGAAAAAGGGCGCTCCGTACGTGCCGACCCCTCAGCACGTCGCTCGTAAAATGCTTCATCTGGGCAACGTGTCCTCGAACGACGTCGTTTATGACCTCGGCAGTGGCGACGGGCGAATCGTCATCATGGCCGCCAAGGAATTTGGGGCCCGTGGCGTAGGGGTGGAAATCGACTCTCAGCTCGTGCAGCGCGCCCGCCGAAACGCACGGCAGGCCGGCGTGGCCGACCGGGTCGAATTCCATCAGGGCAATCTCTTCGACGTCGACCTCAGCGACGCAACCGTCGTCACCCTCTACCTTTGGCCCAACATGAACAACCGCCTGCGCCCCAAACTGCAGCGCGAGCTTGACCCCGGCGACCGCATCGTGTCCCACAGCTTCGACATCGATGAATGGCCCTCCGACAGTACGGTCTCGATGGGAAGCTCCTCTCTCGCAACGGAGACAAAGACCTTGTTTCTCTGGACCCTTCCGGATTCCTCAAACACGAAATAA
- a CDS encoding sigma-70 family RNA polymerase sigma factor encodes MAKDKAEVVTQKTASKERTAHNSQHEALQEMSDEDLMSQFQAGTVEAFNILVERYSDRLMQYLYRFLGDMKRCEDLLQETFLRVHRNRHSYRRIAKFSTWLYTIAGNLARSEYRKRKRRRMQSIQSVNRDNEEYEMEIPDESFSPDKHAESTIQDKYIQDAMNEIPPAFREVVVLRDIQQLAYDEIAEITGLPMGTVKSRINRGRTKLQALLEDVYPFQDE; translated from the coding sequence ATGGCGAAAGACAAAGCAGAAGTCGTTACCCAGAAGACGGCCTCGAAGGAGCGGACTGCGCACAATAGTCAGCACGAAGCGCTCCAGGAGATGAGCGACGAAGACCTCATGTCCCAGTTCCAGGCCGGAACTGTGGAAGCCTTCAACATTCTCGTGGAGCGGTACTCGGACCGGCTCATGCAGTACCTCTACCGATTCTTGGGCGACATGAAACGGTGTGAGGACCTACTGCAGGAAACCTTCCTCCGCGTGCACAGAAACCGGCACTCCTACCGGCGCATTGCGAAGTTTTCGACGTGGCTCTACACCATTGCCGGAAACCTCGCCCGGTCGGAATACCGAAAACGGAAGCGGCGCCGGATGCAATCGATCCAGTCCGTCAACCGGGACAATGAGGAGTACGAGATGGAAATCCCGGATGAATCGTTCTCGCCGGATAAACACGCGGAGAGTACGATCCAGGACAAGTACATCCAGGATGCTATGAACGAGATCCCGCCGGCCTTCCGTGAGGTCGTGGTGCTGCGTGACATTCAGCAGCTTGCCTACGACGAGATTGCGGAGATTACCGGACTGCCGATGGGCACGGTCAAGAGCCGTATCAACCGTGGCCGAACCAAGCTCCAGGCGCTCCTCGAAGACGTGTATCCCTTCCAGGACGAGTAA
- the holA gene encoding DNA polymerase III subunit delta, with product MASDTGPSYDDLATAFRHHNFDPLYFFFGEETFLIDELQELLVEEALSPHQHDFNLDVIYGSEAEASEVIGLCQGFPAGAERRVVIVREFEKLENNRQFKAYAQQPNPQAIVLLACTEKPNLSAHPYRALKEHATWSEFESPYDNEMPGWIQEYVNGQGYEIEPKGLQMLADYVGTDLQRAASEIEKLITFAGDRTRLTANDVLDASGQTREFNVFELQSAIGEGRHADAERIAGRILQQASNPQGEAIMIVIMLGRYFDKLWKLQTPGAQRKNKYDLASLIGVPPFFVEEYKQAAQQYTQASIADAYSALLAADYELKGGSSRDATLILTLLLRRLLPPQSRPVVTGRPD from the coding sequence ATGGCTAGCGATACCGGGCCTTCGTACGACGACCTAGCTACGGCCTTTCGGCACCACAACTTCGATCCCCTCTATTTCTTCTTTGGGGAAGAGACATTTCTCATCGACGAGTTGCAGGAACTACTGGTCGAGGAGGCCCTGTCCCCCCACCAGCACGATTTCAACCTCGACGTGATATATGGATCGGAAGCCGAAGCATCAGAGGTGATTGGTCTATGCCAGGGCTTCCCGGCAGGCGCCGAGCGGCGCGTCGTGATTGTGCGCGAGTTTGAGAAGCTCGAAAACAATCGCCAGTTCAAGGCCTACGCTCAGCAGCCGAACCCTCAGGCCATCGTCCTCTTAGCGTGTACCGAAAAGCCCAACCTCAGCGCCCACCCTTACCGCGCGCTGAAGGAGCACGCCACGTGGTCTGAGTTCGAATCGCCCTACGACAACGAGATGCCGGGCTGGATTCAGGAGTACGTGAACGGACAGGGATACGAGATTGAGCCCAAAGGTCTCCAGATGCTTGCCGATTACGTGGGCACCGACCTGCAGCGGGCCGCCAGCGAAATCGAAAAGCTAATCACGTTTGCCGGCGACCGCACTCGTCTTACCGCCAACGATGTGCTCGACGCCAGTGGGCAGACACGGGAGTTTAACGTCTTTGAGTTGCAGAGCGCGATTGGAGAAGGTCGACATGCCGACGCCGAGCGCATCGCCGGTCGCATCCTCCAACAGGCCTCCAATCCGCAGGGAGAGGCCATCATGATCGTCATCATGCTGGGGCGGTACTTCGACAAGCTCTGGAAGCTTCAAACTCCAGGGGCCCAGCGGAAAAATAAATACGATCTCGCGAGCCTCATTGGCGTTCCGCCCTTCTTCGTGGAGGAGTACAAGCAAGCTGCCCAGCAGTACACCCAGGCGTCCATTGCCGATGCCTACTCGGCCCTGCTGGCTGCCGACTATGAATTGAAAGGGGGCTCCTCCCGAGACGCCACCCTCATTTTGACGCTCCTGCTGCGCCGCCTGCTTCCACCGCAATCGCGCCCAGTCGTCACCGGGAGGCCCGACTGA
- a CDS encoding flavin reductase: MAPPSETDIVQLDPEQPFWERFYMVAPLVIIGTRNDDEDTYNLAPKHMAAPMGWDNYFGFVCTPKHKTYRNAVRHGTYTVSYPKPSQVVLASLAAAPRVGPPDGPRRKPSLDQLPTFPATEVDGVFLNDGYLFLECELDRRVDDLGENSLLIGKVKAVHVDKTALRVSEKEEDAVLRDNPLLAYLPPDRYATIKDSNIFPFPAGFEK; the protein is encoded by the coding sequence ATGGCCCCGCCCTCAGAAACCGACATTGTCCAGCTTGACCCCGAGCAGCCGTTCTGGGAGCGTTTTTACATGGTGGCGCCGCTGGTCATCATCGGAACCCGGAACGACGACGAGGACACCTACAACCTTGCCCCGAAGCACATGGCGGCCCCCATGGGATGGGACAACTACTTTGGCTTCGTCTGCACCCCGAAGCACAAAACCTACCGAAATGCCGTCCGCCATGGCACCTATACGGTAAGTTACCCCAAGCCGTCCCAGGTGGTGCTGGCAAGCCTCGCAGCAGCGCCCCGCGTTGGGCCGCCGGACGGCCCTCGGCGCAAGCCGAGCCTCGACCAACTGCCGACATTTCCGGCGACGGAGGTCGACGGGGTATTTCTGAATGATGGATACCTTTTTCTGGAATGTGAACTCGATCGGCGCGTCGACGATCTTGGGGAGAACAGCCTGCTCATTGGAAAGGTAAAGGCCGTCCACGTAGACAAGACGGCACTCCGGGTATCGGAGAAAGAGGAGGACGCTGTTCTGCGCGATAATCCGCTTCTCGCGTACCTGCCTCCGGATCGCTACGCCACGATCAAGGACAGCAATATCTTCCCCTTCCCGGCTGGCTTCGAGAAATGA
- a CDS encoding M20 family metallopeptidase, which translates to MEDFFTPPQADALRTYLKTHQDQMLAVLEALVRAESPTDVPEAQADVQDALVRFLNTLDYTVEHVPGRPESGGHLYARPQTRSRNRPVQLLVGHCDTVWPLGTLDDMPFEVDGNQVRGPGVFDMKAGLVQMLFALAALRSCGAWNERGPNLAVTPIIFINSDEEKGSPTSRRPLQRLARCADRAFVLEPALGLDGKLKTSRKGGGRFVIHIQGESAHAGLDPESGSSAILELSHVVQHLHTLNDPDAGISVNVGTIDGGTQPNVVADAGRAEVDVRVTTRDQVDTIESAIRSLEATTTGTSLCIEGGFGRLPMEPTPASRQLWAWACDAADVLGIDLDEGRSGGVSDANTISQYTPTLDGLGAVGDGAHARHEFCYRDRMIERSALLALLLAQPPLSESSLAKQNQTDDSHREPLRTE; encoded by the coding sequence ATGGAGGATTTCTTCACGCCCCCCCAAGCGGACGCACTTCGCACGTACCTTAAGACCCATCAGGATCAGATGCTGGCCGTGCTGGAAGCACTGGTGCGAGCAGAATCCCCCACCGACGTGCCCGAAGCCCAGGCCGACGTTCAAGACGCATTGGTTCGGTTCCTGAACACCCTGGACTACACGGTCGAGCATGTGCCGGGCAGGCCCGAAAGTGGGGGCCACCTCTACGCTCGTCCGCAGACGCGCTCCCGCAATCGTCCCGTTCAGCTCCTCGTCGGACACTGCGACACCGTCTGGCCCCTAGGCACCCTGGACGACATGCCGTTTGAGGTAGACGGCAACCAAGTACGCGGACCCGGCGTCTTCGACATGAAGGCCGGCCTCGTCCAGATGCTCTTTGCCCTCGCGGCCCTACGCAGTTGTGGGGCGTGGAATGAACGGGGCCCCAACCTCGCCGTCACACCGATCATCTTCATCAACTCCGACGAGGAAAAGGGAAGTCCGACCTCTCGCCGCCCCCTCCAACGGCTGGCCCGCTGTGCCGACCGCGCCTTTGTGCTGGAGCCGGCATTGGGACTCGATGGCAAGCTCAAAACGTCCCGCAAAGGAGGCGGCCGCTTTGTGATCCATATTCAAGGAGAAAGTGCCCACGCCGGCCTCGACCCCGAAAGCGGCTCCAGTGCCATCTTGGAGCTCTCACACGTGGTGCAGCATCTTCACACCCTCAACGACCCGGACGCGGGCATTTCGGTCAACGTGGGTACCATTGACGGCGGCACTCAGCCCAACGTGGTCGCCGACGCAGGTCGGGCCGAAGTCGATGTACGCGTTACCACCCGTGATCAGGTGGACACGATCGAGTCGGCCATCCGCAGTCTCGAAGCCACCACGACCGGCACGTCGCTCTGCATTGAGGGCGGGTTTGGACGCCTTCCCATGGAGCCGACCCCCGCATCGCGACAGCTGTGGGCATGGGCCTGTGACGCGGCGGACGTGCTCGGCATTGACCTCGATGAAGGGCGCTCCGGCGGCGTTTCCGACGCCAACACCATCAGCCAGTACACCCCCACACTCGACGGCCTTGGGGCGGTCGGCGATGGAGCCCACGCCCGCCACGAATTTTGCTATCGGGATCGGATGATCGAACGGAGTGCCCTGTTGGCCCTTCTTCTTGCCCAGCCGCCCCTCTCGGAGTCTAGCCTCGCCAAACAGAATCAAACCGACGATTCTCATCGTGAGCCGCTCCGAACCGAATGA
- a CDS encoding helix-hairpin-helix domain-containing protein — protein sequence MSVESSRTPQKLNFSPMVWLYRLQQRLSITRNEGIAVLTLTLLFVTGLTIRQVQEQQVPPLAVDTLTARSAAVTAGAGSAEGGRGTPKGPTEDDPLHLNEASVTALQALDGIGPALSERIVEYRSTQRPFQRVQELRRVSGIGPKTLADLRPVVTVTPAEAE from the coding sequence GTGTCTGTCGAGTCCAGTCGTACGCCCCAAAAGCTTAATTTTAGCCCAATGGTTTGGCTCTATCGTCTCCAGCAGCGGCTCTCGATTACGCGGAACGAAGGGATCGCCGTTCTTACGTTGACCCTCCTCTTCGTCACCGGCCTCACGATCCGACAGGTACAGGAGCAACAGGTGCCTCCGCTCGCCGTGGATACCTTAACGGCCCGGTCGGCCGCCGTGACGGCTGGGGCCGGGTCGGCTGAAGGGGGACGAGGGACGCCAAAGGGGCCCACGGAGGACGATCCGCTTCATCTGAATGAGGCCTCCGTCACGGCCCTGCAGGCCCTGGATGGCATTGGTCCCGCACTGTCCGAGCGCATCGTCGAGTACCGATCCACGCAGCGTCCCTTTCAGCGCGTTCAAGAGCTTCGGCGGGTGAGCGGGATCGGGCCAAAGACTCTCGCCGATCTGCGCCCAGTCGTCACCGTGACTCCGGCTGAGGCCGAGTAG
- a CDS encoding NADH-quinone oxidoreductase subunit I: MPGTPENTKKENERELNFWESLYFPELFKGLGFSYSKIVDEPTYTFQYPEEQWYPPDSYRGRPVLVEEDGRPRCVSCNLCARACPPLAINMQSKEVNNVKEREPEMFEINMLRCIYCGFCEEVCPEEAIVMSKEYDLTFQSRDEAVFDLKDLLKPTEQLQDRLEYLDQYKNKQFGQQWEFRKENNLHSVKDQHFLDWLADEGMDQLDTTHLREDRMATEGDQDWGAERHEPAPKPHAAE; encoded by the coding sequence ATGCCTGGTACGCCTGAAAATACGAAAAAGGAGAACGAGCGAGAGCTAAACTTCTGGGAGAGCCTGTACTTTCCGGAGCTCTTCAAGGGGCTCGGCTTCTCGTACAGCAAGATCGTCGACGAGCCGACCTATACGTTCCAGTACCCGGAGGAACAGTGGTATCCCCCCGACAGCTACCGGGGTCGCCCGGTGCTGGTCGAAGAAGACGGCCGCCCCCGGTGTGTCTCGTGCAACCTGTGCGCCCGGGCCTGCCCCCCGCTCGCCATCAACATGCAGTCCAAAGAGGTCAACAACGTCAAGGAGCGGGAGCCGGAGATGTTTGAGATCAATATGCTCCGGTGTATCTACTGTGGATTCTGCGAGGAGGTGTGTCCCGAGGAGGCCATCGTGATGTCGAAAGAATATGACCTCACGTTCCAAAGCCGGGACGAGGCTGTGTTCGACCTCAAGGATCTGCTGAAACCCACGGAGCAGTTGCAGGACCGGCTTGAATACCTCGACCAGTATAAGAACAAGCAGTTTGGGCAGCAGTGGGAGTTCCGGAAGGAAAACAACCTCCACAGCGTGAAGGACCAGCACTTCCTGGACTGGCTGGCGGATGAGGGCATGGACCAGTTGGACACCACACACCTTCGGGAGGACCGTATGGCGACCGAGGGGGATCAGGATTGGGGGGCCGAACGACACGAACCGGCCCCGAAGCCACACGCTGCCGAATGA
- a CDS encoding DUF6544 family protein, whose product MWKIILLVGFFSAIAIIAGILVVKRGQFSRWADQTVANLRAAATSLPDRSVRATDWANLPAPVQQYFEHVLREDQPYIETAVFEQEGTFRDGEASSAPWYPFTATEHVTVRPPGFVWDARIRMTMGIPVRVLDAYHDGQGCLRAALGGAISVMDAAPTPALDEGELLRYLAEAPLYPTALLPGMGVAWTPIDEQTAQARLEDEGTTASLLFHFNEQGEVERVSGKRGFTKADGTSEYRAWKGYWHHYEEQNGMQVPTEGEVAWIHPEGEVSYWQGHIRSIEYTGTRGMGKTTGELSEEM is encoded by the coding sequence ATGTGGAAAATCATCTTGCTGGTCGGCTTTTTCTCCGCCATTGCAATCATAGCAGGAATCCTCGTCGTGAAGCGGGGACAATTCAGCCGTTGGGCCGACCAGACGGTCGCCAATTTGAGAGCGGCTGCCACGTCGCTTCCCGACCGCAGCGTACGGGCAACAGACTGGGCCAATCTTCCCGCACCGGTGCAGCAATACTTCGAACACGTGCTCCGGGAAGACCAGCCCTACATCGAGACCGCGGTCTTTGAGCAGGAGGGCACCTTTCGCGATGGGGAGGCCTCCTCTGCCCCATGGTATCCCTTTACCGCCACCGAGCACGTCACGGTCCGACCGCCAGGATTCGTGTGGGATGCTCGTATCCGAATGACGATGGGAATACCAGTGCGAGTTCTCGATGCGTACCATGACGGACAGGGATGTTTGCGGGCAGCCCTGGGAGGAGCGATCTCGGTCATGGACGCAGCCCCGACCCCGGCGTTGGATGAGGGCGAGTTGCTCCGCTACCTTGCCGAAGCGCCGCTCTATCCCACCGCACTTTTGCCGGGCATGGGGGTGGCGTGGACGCCGATCGACGAGCAGACGGCGCAGGCGAGGCTCGAGGATGAGGGCACGACGGCCTCACTTTTGTTCCACTTCAACGAACAGGGAGAGGTAGAGCGGGTCAGTGGCAAGCGTGGATTTACAAAGGCGGATGGAACGTCCGAGTATCGAGCGTGGAAGGGATACTGGCACCATTACGAAGAGCAGAACGGAATGCAGGTGCCGACGGAAGGAGAAGTGGCCTGGATCCATCCGGAGGGAGAAGTGAGCTACTGGCAGGGACACATACGGAGCATCGAATACACAGGGACTAGGGGAATGGGAAAAACAACAGGGGAACTGAGCGAGGAGATGTGA
- a CDS encoding AIM24 family protein: protein MDISLEQRPSFAVAVVDLDADETLLAEGDAMTSISGNVGIETKRMTVGGESEGALGAIAGAVGQMLAGESFLVNHLTAQGTQPRSFCPQHCRETSSPTRLSETRRS, encoded by the coding sequence ATGGACATCTCACTTGAGCAGAGGCCATCGTTCGCCGTGGCCGTGGTTGATCTGGATGCGGACGAAACCCTTCTGGCAGAAGGAGATGCGATGACGAGCATATCGGGCAACGTCGGGATTGAGACGAAGCGAATGACGGTGGGAGGGGAGAGTGAGGGCGCACTGGGGGCGATTGCCGGGGCGGTTGGCCAAATGCTGGCGGGAGAATCGTTCCTGGTAAACCATTTGACCGCTCAGGGGACACAGCCGAGGTCGTTCTGTCCCCAACATTGCCGGGAGACATCCAGTCCTACACGCTTGAGCGAGACACGACGCTCGTGA
- a CDS encoding DinB family protein: MEEDTTDIDAAQIEEPESLRKALLDQLRYLVEEIEALRTVVDGLPDQIKNGRPTPDALSMKELYGSIAILDSEVRRPRVTIIAENDTPAFESVDPSEKVREAEWNEHSMDDILDRVTAARKELVDHLDALPSDAWHRSATLDGDEVTLFDLVHRITQTDAERLRDLGYRLHGAHLSDGDEPLPT, translated from the coding sequence ATGGAGGAGGATACAACGGACATCGACGCGGCGCAGATTGAGGAACCAGAGTCGCTACGCAAGGCACTGCTGGACCAACTCCGTTACCTCGTGGAGGAAATTGAGGCACTTCGGACGGTCGTGGACGGTCTCCCCGACCAAATCAAAAATGGCCGTCCCACGCCCGACGCCCTCTCGATGAAGGAGCTCTATGGATCGATCGCTATCCTCGATTCCGAGGTGCGACGGCCCCGGGTCACGATAATCGCGGAGAACGACACCCCGGCATTCGAGTCTGTCGACCCTTCGGAAAAGGTGCGCGAGGCCGAATGGAACGAGCATAGCATGGATGACATCCTCGACCGGGTTACGGCAGCCCGAAAAGAGCTCGTCGACCACCTGGACGCTCTCCCCTCCGATGCCTGGCACCGCTCAGCCACGCTGGATGGAGACGAGGTCACGCTCTTCGATCTCGTGCACCGCATCACACAGACCGACGCCGAGCGGCTCCGCGACCTTGGCTACCGCCTCCACGGCGCTCACCTCTCCGACGGCGACGAACCCCTGCCCACTTGA
- a CDS encoding isoaspartyl peptidase/L-asparaginase — translation MSTTAFRTFARSFLIGLLLLGWGLAFPVTGQAQSGDASGPAMIIHGGAGGMTQAAMSDEQQEQYRSALRTALEDGYSVLQDGGSALDAVEAAITTMESDTLFNSARGAVLTSENTVELDAAIMDGKTRNAGALTGVKTVKHPIRLARTIMTESKHVMMAQEGAETFAEENGLEMVENDYFIVENRRSGSGEGASGVDASETEKFGTVGAVALDQDGNLAAGTSTGGISNKRFGRVGDSPIIGAGTYASNESVAVSATGQGEYYIRSVAAHNVAARVRFGDASLQSAARAAVEEAEQLGGVGGVIVLDPNGNMAMPFTTSGMFRAYATPDGTMKVRIFEAE, via the coding sequence ATGTCCACAACCGCTTTTCGCACGTTTGCGCGATCGTTCCTGATAGGTCTTCTCCTTCTCGGATGGGGTTTGGCGTTTCCTGTTACGGGACAGGCGCAGTCCGGTGACGCGTCGGGGCCGGCAATGATCATCCACGGTGGGGCTGGGGGCATGACCCAAGCCGCCATGAGTGACGAGCAGCAAGAACAGTACCGTTCGGCCCTCCGCACTGCGCTCGAAGACGGGTATTCGGTGCTTCAGGACGGGGGAAGTGCCCTTGATGCCGTGGAGGCGGCCATCACGACCATGGAGAGCGACACGCTCTTTAACTCGGCTCGTGGGGCCGTACTCACGAGTGAAAACACGGTTGAGCTTGATGCTGCGATTATGGACGGCAAGACCCGTAACGCCGGGGCTCTCACAGGAGTGAAGACCGTGAAGCACCCGATTCGACTGGCCCGTACGATCATGACGGAGTCGAAGCACGTGATGATGGCGCAGGAAGGGGCCGAGACGTTTGCTGAAGAAAACGGGTTGGAAATGGTCGAGAACGATTACTTCATCGTTGAAAATCGGCGGTCCGGTTCCGGAGAGGGGGCGTCGGGGGTTGACGCGTCGGAGACGGAGAAATTTGGCACAGTGGGCGCTGTGGCGCTCGATCAGGACGGAAATCTCGCCGCGGGGACGTCCACGGGAGGCATTTCAAACAAACGGTTTGGCCGTGTTGGCGACTCGCCCATCATCGGAGCGGGGACGTATGCGAGCAATGAGTCGGTTGCTGTGTCGGCCACGGGACAGGGAGAGTACTACATTCGAAGCGTGGCAGCACACAATGTAGCCGCCCGCGTGCGGTTCGGCGATGCATCGCTCCAGTCGGCGGCTCGGGCTGCTGTCGAAGAGGCGGAGCAGCTTGGAGGGGTGGGGGGCGTGATTGTACTGGACCCGAACGGCAACATGGCGATGCCCTTCACGACGTCCGGAATGTTTCGGGCCTACGCCACGCCCGACGGCACGATGAAGGTCCGCATTTTCGAGGCTGAATAG
- a CDS encoding TIGR00266 family protein: protein MDFEIQHHPSYSLLRARLERREEFVAESDAMVSMDPTLDTETTMAGGVLSACLRRLGGESMFVNQFSGLGIVSVAPTSPGQIRHRTLHNDSFMLQAGAYLASSPSVSVQAQWGGLKGIFGGEGAVLLEVSGTGDSFYNAFGKIYEVQVRGEYTCDTSHMVAFDPKLEYTLASSGGLFSTLFSGEGFIFTFRGRGSLFMQTRSLSGLLDHVTPFLPDH, encoded by the coding sequence GTGGACTTTGAAATTCAGCATCACCCATCGTATTCCCTTCTGCGGGCCCGGCTTGAGCGAAGAGAGGAATTTGTTGCCGAGTCCGACGCCATGGTGAGCATGGATCCGACTCTCGACACAGAGACCACGATGGCAGGAGGAGTTCTATCAGCGTGTCTTCGTCGGCTTGGGGGGGAGAGCATGTTCGTCAACCAATTTTCAGGGCTGGGCATCGTGTCGGTGGCGCCGACGTCGCCGGGACAGATTCGACATCGAACGCTGCACAACGACTCCTTTATGTTGCAGGCAGGGGCCTATTTGGCCTCGTCTCCGTCCGTGTCCGTGCAAGCCCAGTGGGGAGGATTGAAGGGGATATTCGGTGGGGAAGGCGCTGTTCTTCTTGAGGTCAGCGGGACCGGCGATTCGTTTTACAACGCATTTGGGAAGATTTACGAAGTGCAGGTACGAGGGGAATACACCTGTGATACCAGTCACATGGTGGCCTTCGATCCCAAATTGGAGTATACGTTGGCGTCGTCTGGTGGGCTCTTCTCAACCCTCTTCTCCGGCGAAGGGTTCATTTTTACGTTTCGAGGGAGGGGATCGCTTTTCATGCAAACCCGCTCCTTGTCCGGTCTTCTCGATCACGTCACGCCGTTTTTGCCGGACCACTAG
- the recO gene encoding DNA repair protein RecO: MAERDIIRTEAVVLRSLDYGETSQIVTLLTQENGKIGVMAKGARRTKSQFGATLQPMAYTQVVFYYKPTRDLQILSESSHVESFHRLRRNLETITIGLRIVELVDALLEEEDPQPEIFAITIRALRRLNRTEQRAANLWPYVQLRLAECLGIAPSIERANVEAVEDEGLLSRANGGVYPADAVPEAPLRASRAALRAYAIFARADLDTVMRMELTAGVRREVEALIRDFLRYHVEEAYPERSQEVIAQLERPRSS, from the coding sequence ATGGCCGAGCGTGACATCATTCGAACGGAGGCCGTGGTGCTGCGAAGCCTCGACTACGGCGAAACGAGTCAAATCGTAACGCTCCTGACCCAGGAGAACGGCAAGATCGGTGTGATGGCCAAGGGCGCTCGCCGTACGAAGAGCCAGTTTGGGGCCACTCTGCAGCCAATGGCGTACACGCAGGTCGTCTTCTACTATAAGCCCACCCGCGACCTGCAGATTCTCAGCGAAAGCAGCCACGTCGAATCGTTCCACCGACTACGGCGCAACCTAGAGACAATTACGATTGGACTCCGCATTGTGGAGCTCGTGGATGCGCTGCTAGAGGAAGAAGATCCCCAACCGGAGATCTTCGCAATCACCATCCGAGCCTTGCGACGACTCAATCGGACCGAGCAGCGCGCCGCCAATCTATGGCCGTATGTCCAACTTCGACTGGCCGAGTGCCTGGGTATTGCACCGTCGATTGAACGTGCAAACGTGGAGGCGGTGGAGGACGAAGGGCTTCTCTCACGAGCCAATGGGGGCGTGTATCCTGCCGACGCCGTTCCCGAAGCCCCCCTCCGCGCGTCTCGCGCTGCCCTCCGCGCCTACGCCATCTTCGCCCGCGCAGATCTGGACACTGTGATGCGTATGGAATTGACGGCCGGCGTTCGCCGCGAGGTGGAGGCCCTCATCCGTGACTTTCTCCGCTACCACGTGGAAGAGGCCTATCCGGAGCGCAGCCAGGAGGTCATTGCCCAGTTGGAACGCCCCCGGTCTTCCTAA
- a CDS encoding YqgE/AlgH family protein, whose product MPDSEVDLAPGTLLISAPMMQDPNFRRTVVLLCEHQPNEGTFGLILNRELDVQLSDVLEDFIAYDPPLYLGGPVQRETLHYLHTRPDDIPGGVSLPGAVTWGGNFEVVQQLAKTGDATANDLRFFLGYAGWGPGQLEAELDEEAWIPSPSATDLIFNTEPDQLWRTILRRMGGQYAVLANFPDDPRMN is encoded by the coding sequence ATGCCCGACTCGGAGGTCGACCTTGCCCCCGGCACCCTGCTCATCTCTGCACCTATGATGCAGGATCCCAATTTTCGACGCACGGTGGTTCTGCTCTGCGAGCACCAGCCGAACGAGGGAACGTTCGGCCTCATTCTGAACCGGGAGTTGGATGTGCAGCTGAGCGATGTCCTGGAGGATTTCATCGCCTACGATCCGCCCCTCTATCTCGGCGGCCCCGTGCAACGTGAAACTCTCCACTACCTCCACACCCGCCCCGACGACATTCCAGGAGGCGTCTCGCTGCCGGGCGCGGTTACGTGGGGAGGCAATTTTGAGGTTGTGCAGCAACTCGCCAAGACGGGCGATGCCACTGCCAATGACCTCCGATTCTTCCTCGGATACGCCGGCTGGGGACCCGGCCAACTTGAAGCGGAGTTGGACGAAGAAGCGTGGATCCCATCCCCAAGTGCGACCGACCTCATCTTCAACACTGAGCCCGATCAGCTCTGGCGCACCATTCTGCGCCGCATGGGAGGGCAATACGCCGTGCTCGCCAATTTCCCCGACGATCCGCGCATGAACTGA